A stretch of DNA from Chitinispirillales bacterium:
AGAACAATTTTACGAAACGATTTCGCTTTTTGAGCAAGTGAAATTTACGTTTGCGTTTATGTTCGCTTATTCGCAAAGAGACAAAACAGCCGCCTGTAAAGAACAAGGGCAAATTCCTCAAGAGGAGAAACAGCGTCGTTTGGCAAAACTCGTAGAGGTACAAAATTCTATTACTAAAGATTTTTATTCGTCGATGATTTCAAAAGAGTTTGAAACATTTTTTACTTTGGAACAAAACAAAAAACACACACATTCTTGGGTCGGGCAAGATTTCGGCGCGAAGCGGATTTTGGTGAATACAAATCAAGATTTGGGAGGAAAAATCGCAAAAGTAAAGATTGTTAAAAGCAGTGGAATGACACTTGTCGGAGAGTTGATATGAAAAAAATATTGTTTGTTTTCGGAACGCGTCCCGAAGCGGTAAAAATGGCGGTCCCGATTTTGGAATTGAGAAAAAGGAAAAATGTCGAATTGAAAATTTGCGTTTCCGGGCAGCATCGTGAACTTTTAGACGGCGTACTTGACGTTTTTGAAATTAAACCTGATTTTGACCTGAATATTATGAAACAAGGGCAGGATTTATCGGATATTTCTTCGGCTGTTATTTTAGGACTTCGCGGCGTATTTAAGCAATTTGACGCAGACGTAGTCGTTGTACACGGCGATACGACAACGGCGTTCGTTTCTGCATTGGCGGCATATTATCAGAAAATAAAAGTAGCGCACATTGAGGCTGGTTTGCGTACAGGTAACATCTATTCGCCGTTTCCGGAAGAAGGTAACAGAATAATGATTGACGCGATAAGTTCGTTTTTATTTGCGCCCACAAAACACAGCGAAAAAGCGTTGCTTTCGGAAAATATTGATAAGTCAAAAATTTTTGTCACGGGAAATTCGGTTGTTGATGCGCTTTTTGAGATACGAAGTAGGATAAATTCCAATGAAAATTTACGAAAAACCGTTCTTGAGAACATAAAAAAAGCGGGATACTCGTTTAACGATAGTCGAAAAATTGTTCTGATTACTACCCACAGAAGAGAAAATATCGGTGAAAATCTTATTGAAATATACAATGCGATAAAAATTCTTGCGCATAGCAATACGGACTGCG
This window harbors:
- the wecB gene encoding UDP-N-acetylglucosamine 2-epimerase (non-hydrolyzing), translating into MKKILFVFGTRPEAVKMAVPILELRKRKNVELKICVSGQHRELLDGVLDVFEIKPDFDLNIMKQGQDLSDISSAVILGLRGVFKQFDADVVVVHGDTTTAFVSALAAYYQKIKVAHIEAGLRTGNIYSPFPEEGNRIMIDAISSFLFAPTKHSEKALLSENIDKSKIFVTGNSVVDALFEIRSRINSNENLRKTVLENIKKAGYSFNDSRKIVLITTHRRENIGENLIEIYNAIKILAHSNTDCDFLVILHPNPALARIIEPIILHTENIKILRDVDYYSFMFLMSKAYIIMTDSGGIQEEAPSFGVPVFVLRNETERPEGVECGVIKILGTNKNFIVSQTSQIFKNTQIRNSMVCKENPYGDGKASQRIADVLCG